The Methanothermobacter sp. CaT2 DNA window AGGGAAAATCCGTCACACTTCATGATGTTCTCGCAGGTAACGCTTCAATTGAGGACGCGGTTTATGAGGGTCCCAATGGCGTGAGGGTGGTACCTGCTGGCATATCCCTTGAGGGGCTCAGAAACGTTAAACTTGACCGCCTTGAGGATGCACTCGCATACCTCATAGAGGATACTGATATACTCCTTATAGATGCTCCTGCAGGTCTTGAGAAGGACGCTGTTGCCGCACTTGCAGCTGCAGATGAACTTCTTCTTGTCACAACACCCGAAGTGCCATCAATAAGTGACGCCCTCAAAACAAAGATCGTCGCAAGTAAACTTGGCATCAACATAATAGGTGTTGTCATAAACCGTGAGCAGTACGATAAAACCTTCCTGAGTGTTGAGGAGGTTGAGACAATACTTGAAGTTCCTGTTATCGCGGTGATACCTGATGATCCCGAGGTGAGCAGGGCAGCAGCCTTTGGTGAACCCATAGTCATTAAGAATCCAAAGTCACCTGCAAGCAATTCCCTGATGAAACTTGCAGCGGACCTCATCGGTGAGGAATACCAGCCAATAGAACCAGACAAGCAGGGTGTTATCGCCAAACTCATAAGCGGTTTGATGGGGCGAAGGTGATCACCCCGGTGATTTATTTTGATGAGTGTTGTCAGTGTTGGAACCTGCAACATGGATTTTATTTTTCGGGTGCCCAGATTCGTTGAACCGGACTCTGAGATGAACATAGAAGATTTAAATGTCGTTCCAGGGGGTTCTGCGTTCAACTTTGCCGTCTGGATCTCCCACCTTGGATTTAAGGCTGGTGTTGTGTCGTCGGTGGGCAGGGATGTTTACGGGGATATGATCACATCCCTTCTGGAATCGAAGGGCGTCGATACATCCCGCATATCAAGGCAGGCTGAAACAACTGGTATGGCCTTCATATCAGTGGATGGGACTGGCAGGAGGTCCATTTATTCCTACATGGGTGCAAACGCCACTCTTGAAATTGGTGAGGCAGAATCAGAATATATAATGGCTGCAGATGCAGTTCATCTCAGCGGCTGCTACATTGAGGTTGCCAGCGCGGTTTCAGGTATCAGGAACGTCTCCTTCAGCCCCGGCACACTCCTGGCATCATATGGCATTGAAAGGCTTTCAGGTGTTCTTGAGAGAACCAGCATAATATTCCTTAATGATGATGAACTTGAGATGCTAACCGGCTCCGGGAGGTCAGGGATTGAAAGACTTCTGGAGGCCGGGGTCGGGAACGTTGTTGTGACCCATGGACCCAGAGGGGCATCCTTCTTTTCAGAGGACCACTCAGAGGCCCTGGAAATTGAGGCTGAGGATGCGCTGGATACCACCGGGGCAGGGGACGCCTTTGCAGCGGGTTTCATGTCAATGTGGCTTAGAGGTTCAGAGCCAGGTGAGTGCCTGAGAAACGGTCACAGGGTGGCACGCAGGGTGATTTCAAGGATTGGCGCATTTTAGATTGGGCTGATTTTAAGGAGATCCCCTATGTTTCCATCAGAAACCCGCCTTATGTCACTGCGGCTGAAACCCTCCATCTTCATTCTCTGAACTGTTCTTGGAACTGAAAGGGGATCAGATGGCGCTGAGCTCATGTCACTGTTAAGTACAAACCTTTCTGTTCCATATTCACGCAGAATTTCAACGGCTTCCTCTGGCGTAAGCTTTTCAGGTTGCACAGTCAGTCCCAGCATGCACTCGGTTTCTACAAGCTCCGGGAGAACCTCCATGTTAACATGTTCCACCACCACCATGGACTCATCGATTGTACCATCGATCACATCCATTATCTGGGGGGTAATATCGGCCTTTCCTCTCCGCGGGGTGTGGACAATCACAGGGTAACCAAGTTCCTCAGCCACTTTTAGCTGAGATTTAAAGACATCCTTTTCAATTTCCGAACCAGAGTCAAGACCCACCTCACCAACAGCAACCACAGACGGATTTTTGAGGAGATCTGGGAGTTTTTCAATCACCCTTTCAGGGTCACGGGGTATTGCCCGGGGGTGTATTCCAAGGGCGATATAGAGTTTTAACCCATTGCGGGCGGCCCTCTCAGGGTCCACTGTTACCAGTCTCCTGAAATGCGCCATGACAACATCCGATGATGTCATCTCCAGAGGGTCATGGGCACAGGTAATGGCCCCCTCTATACCACTCACAGCCATAAGTTCAAAATCTTCAAAGGGTCTCGTATCCGCATGTATATGGCTATCTATCAGTTCAAAACCTCCTTTAAACCACTGCAACTGTAAATTGCTCAATAAAATATTTAAAATCTGATGAATATAAAGACATAAGGAGGCTGTTTGATGTACGAAGAGAGGCTCACTGACGTATACGAATATCTCTATGAGGATCTTCAGTTCATCCTCAAATCCAGCATAAGGTTCAGGATAATGGTTTCGCTTCTCAGGTCACCAAAAACCTTTGATGAGATTAAAGGGGAGGTTAAGGTGAGCCTTCCAGCACTTTACAGTAACATAAGATTACTTCTTGAGGAGGAGTCCATCACCAGGAGGGGGGACTCTTACAGCCTCACCTCAGAGGCAACCCTCAAAACCCTCTCAGCACTGAAATTAATGAACTCTGTGAGGGTTATAAATGGATTTGATGAAATCTGGCTGAATCATGATATCAGCGGGATTCCTGAATACCTAATTGAGGATATTGACTGGCTCATAAATTCTGAACTCATCAGGTCAGCGCCTGAGGATATATACAGGCCCCACAACACCTACAGAAAACTTATAGAGGATTCTGAGGAAGTTTATGGCGTATCCCCCATCTCTCACAGGGACCTGGTTGATATCTATGAGGGGCTCCTGGAAAGGGGGGTTCATGTTGAACTTGTCCTTACAGATGGCGTGATACGGGAGATGGTTTTAAATGCAAGTTTCGGGCTCCTCAGGACTGCAATTAAGAACAGAAACCTTAAGGTTCTCCGATTTCAGGGCTCATTGAAGATTGCGTTCACGGTGACCGATAAGTTCCTCTCACTGGGTCTTTTTGATAGCAGAGGATTTTATGACCAGAACAGGGATATCATGAGTACTGACAGTAGAGCCATTGAGTGGGGCTTCCGGCTCTATGAACATTACAGGGAGAGATCTGAAAAGCTTGGCATCAGAAACCTGACTGGAATAATGTTATCAATGTAGGGGGCAGAGGATGGAACTTAACAGTGATTTTAACCTACTTTCAGGGTTTTCGGATGACATTCATGATTTGCTTGCTGAGATCAGATTTATAGCAGGATCCCGGGTGCGATCAGGTGTAATACTCAATCTTATGGACGGAGAAAAAAGGGTTTCTGAGATCAGGGACATCATAAGGACCTCAAATTCAGCCACCACACATGCACTCATGGAGCTGGAGGAAAGGAGGCTGGTGGAGAGGTCCTCAGATACATGCAGACTAACTTCAAAGGGAAAGCTTATGGGAATCACCCTATCAAAATTTATGAACTCAATGGATGCTGTGAGGCTTCACAGGGAATTCTGGAACAAACATTCAATTGGATCAATTCCAGCGCGGTTCCTCATGGACATAAACGTCTTCAGGGACGCCTACATTGTTGAGGCAACACCAGATGACCTCCAGAGACCATATACCACCTACCTTGAGATGCTGGATAACGCCACACACCTCAGGGCAATGCTTTCATGCTGCCTTCCCAGGCACACAGAATCAATAGCAGGGTTCGTTGAAACTGGTGGAAGAGTGGAGCTCATACTGACACCTGATACATATCATGTTTTTCTTGGGGAGTCTGGTTTAATGAACCTCCATGAACTCATGGATTCAGATTTACTGAAAATTGGGGTTCTCCCTGAGAACCAGGAGATCTCATACCTGATATCTGACACATTTTTCTCAATGAGCCTCTTTAAAAGGGATGGCTTTGATTCATCAAAAACGGAAATCCTGTTGGGTCATGGGGATGAGATTCTCCAGTGGGGGAACAGTCTGTTTGATTACCACTGGAGCCTCTCATCGGTACTGGACAGTGAATCTCTGGGCAGCGTCAGGGAGACCCCGCTTCCTCTGGAGGAGTAGTTTCAGGATTTTATAAATTCCTCTAACTTTGAATCCAGTTCCTCAATCTTCAACCTTATCTGACTGCAGTCATCCCTGCTCCTGAGGGTCACTGTTCCATCCTCAAGGGTTTCATGGTCCACTGTAACCGCAAATGGAACCCCTATTTCATCTGAACGGGCATACCTTCTCCCTATGGTCCCTGAGGAGTCAAATTCAGCTATGAACCCTGATTTTCTGAGCTTTCTTTTTATTTCAAGGGCAACCTCAACCATTTCTTTCTTGTTTACAAGGGGGAACACGCTGACCTCCACCGGCGCAACATGGGGTGGGAGTCGGAAGTAGGTCCTGTCATCTTCATCCACAAGGGAATGGAGGAGAAGGGTGTAGATTATTCTGTCTATACCGAACGATGGCTCTATGACATGTGGATAGACCTTTTCTCCTGTCACAACTTCCTCCACATCCTCAAAGGTGACATCATCTGGCAGTATTTCGAATTCACCGTCAAGGATGAATTTGCCCTCATTCCTGAGTGCTTTTTCCACTTCATCAGCTTCAATTTCACTGAGTGCCTGGGCTATCCTTGCAGCGTCCTTGCGGAACCTTGGACCGAGTCTGCCCATGTCAGGTTTAACAGCGCGCCTTTTAATTTTCTTTGGTTTTTCGTATTCTATGAAAACCCTTAGGTCCTCGCCGCTGTACTGGCTGTGGGATTTTAGATCATAGTCTGTCCTGTCGGCTATCCCTATAATCTCTATCCAGCCATAGGAATCTGTGAATGCCTCAACGTCCCAGCAGTCAATTGCATAGTGGGCCATTTCAGAGGGAAGGTGCTGCCTGAACCTCAGGGCATCCTCGGGTATTCCTATATCTGTGAGGAACCTCTTTGCAAGGCAGAGGTGGTATGTCAGTATTTCACTTGATACAATGCCCTTTTCAACCGCTTCAGCAGCGGTCATCTCAGAGGGCTCTGAACCATCAAGCTGGTCATCTGCAGAATATAATCTGAGTTTATCCCCTTTAACAGTATCAAAATCAGGGTGTGACTTGTCTTCAGGGTTGACGAATATCTCTGCCTCTGCCTGTGTGAACTCACGGAGCCTTATAACACCCTGTCTGGGTGATATCTCATTGCGGTATGATTTGCCCAGCTGAACAACGCCGAATGGCAGGCGGTTTCTGAAGAACCTCAGAAGCCTCTTGAAGGGTATGAATATCCCCTGGGCAGTTTCAGGTCTGAGGTACCCTGTTTTTTTTCCTTTAGCCCCTATCAGGGTCTGGAACATGAGGTTGTAGCTCCATACATGGGTGAGGTGTCCACCACACCTCGGGCACCTTATAGCCTCATCTGATATGATCTCTGTAAGCTCCTGGTTTTCGAGGCCCTCAACATCCCTTCCTGTTGCATCCTCGATTATGTGGTCGGCCCTGTAGACATCCATGCACTCCTTGCACTGGGTCATTGGGTCATTGAAGTGGTCAACGTGTCCTGATGCCTTGAGGGCCTCCTCTGGCATTATGGTGGGGGACTCTATTTCATAGAAGCCCTCCCTGACCACATAGAATTCACGCCACCTGTTCATTATCTTGTTCTTGAGTGTTGCTCCAAGTGGTCCGTAATCCACGAAACCTGCCACACCTGAGTAGATTTCAAATGAAGACCACAGGAAACCTCTCTTCCTTGCAACGGTCATTGTCTTTTCATGATTCAACATGATCACTCCTTTTCATCAGATCCTTGAGGTTCTTATTTCATAATCATCCTTTATCCTGCTTGTCTGGGGCCTTGTCTGGCCGATGTATTTGCTGTCACGTGATGGGTGACCATATGGTTTCTCTGCAGGACTTGTCATTGTCTCGAAGACTATCTGGCAGACCCTCTGGCCAGGGTAGAGGGCCACCGGCATCTTACCTATATTGGATATCTCAAGGGTTATCCTTCCATGGAAGCCAGGGTCCACGTATCCTGCAGTTACATGCATGGTTATGCCGAGCCTCCCGATGGATGACCGGCCCTCAACCCTTGCAACAAGGTTGTCTGGCAGCCCTATGTATTCATAGGTTGTTGCAAGGGCAAATTCACCTGGATGTATTATGAATGGACCCTCCTCGACATGAAAGGTCTCCATGTAGGACTCTATATCTGCGGGGTCCTTGGGGTCTATGCAGGGTTTTCTTATAACCCTGAATCCCCGGAATTCATCGCCTATTCTGAGGTCAACTGAGGATGGCTGTATCTGCCTTTCAGGGTCATCAAGGGGGTCTATGGTTATCAGTCCCTCCTCAAGGTACCTCTTTATGTCACGGTCGCTGAGTATTGCCATTAAAACATCTCCTCTTCATTTTAGGGGTATTTTTCCTTCACCTTGCTCTCGCCAAAGCATCTCCTCTTTATTCTCAGGATCATTCTTGTTCCTTCACTTTGATTTCCCCTGGCTTTTCAACGGCGTCAGGGATGCCGCTGCTGTTACCCACGCCTATTATGAGAATTGAATCTGCATCTGACCTGGATATTATATCCTCTATCCTTGAGCGGGCGACGCTGCAGGCGTCAAGTATTTCCCTCGTCATATGGGACATTGCCTCCTCGGGGGACATCTTTATTATGATGGCGTGGGTTCTGTGTTCAAGTATCATGTTCTCCATGAACCACTTTTCAACCCCAGGGCCACCTATGGCCACCCCAACCCCCTCAGCCACTGTACCTGTTTTTTCACCCTCCAGTTTGGCGGCAGCATCCACCATTATCACCTCATGGAACTCATCCTCACCGAGGATCTCTTCAAGGGCCTTCACCACCATTCCAAGCCTTGAACCAGGCCCATAAGGCTTCAGAATACCAATATCCTTATCCATGAATCTTTTCCTTACATAGACCATTTCATGCAGGTGTTTTTTACTGTCCTCTTCATCTATGAGCATCCCTGCTGTGAGGGGACCGGCACCGTCACCCAGGGGTAGGGATGATGAGATTGCACTGCAGCCATCCAGGTATGCCCTGGCGGTCCTCATGATCAGCTCAAGGTTCATCTGAAGGGCAACCAGGATCTGAAGGTTTCCTGTCTTCCTTGACAGTTCAAGGTTATGCCTCAGAAATTTGAGGATGCCCCGGATACCTGCGGTCACCTTTATACACATTATTATGTTAGCCTTTTTTTTGCCGTCTGCATCCGGGGAAATCTCTTCAACCATCTCCCTGATACGGAGGTCTCCCATCTCCAGGAGCCTCCTGAATTTATCTGCAAGTCCTGATGGATCAATATCAGAGGGGGGTACTATGAAGAACTCCAGGTAGTCATCAAGGAGACCCTCATCTGTGATGCCGCTGAGGTCCATTATTATCTTTCTGGCCTTCTTCTCCATATCATCCAGTTCCCTGATTGCCCCCTCAACCGCAGAGAACATCCTCATCCTGATTATAACAGGCAGGAAAATGATGAGTACGATGAAGATAATGATACCCACCATATCAAGTAAACCGAAAAACAGACCAAGACCTCCTGAACCTTATTCTTTAATCCTGTTTTTTATTCTCCGGAGGACACCCTTAAGTGTATGGGCCTCCCTTGCTGTTATGAAGGCCCTCCCGGTCACATTCCTGAACACTCTCGAGGCAACCCTCTCCTTGTGTGGTGGAATGTCAATCAATGAGAGTATCTCGTCCATCTCATCCACGAGAAGTTTTTTTTCAACTCCTGAGGCCTCCTCAAGTCCTTCGCAATCAAAATCTCTTTTTTTGAATATCTCATAAAATATTATTGCGGCGGCGTGGGTTATATTCATTATGGGGTATTCACTATCTGTGGGGATACTCACCACCATGTCGCATAGGCCGAGTTCCCTGTTTGAGAGCCCGTCCCCCTCACGCCCAAAGAGGATGAAGGTCCTTGAGGAGGGGTTGATGGATGAGGCGAGCCGGGATGGTCTCAGGGGTATTCTGTCAACGTTGTAGCTCCCTCCAGGCACACCTGTTGTCCCAACAAGAAAGTCAGGTTCAAGTTTTTCCATCATCTCATCAAGGGTCTGGTAGATGATGGCATCCTCAACAAGGTCCCTGGCATGCATTGCCTGGTAATAGGCCTCATCCTCAAGGCTGCAGGGGTTTATTAGGATTAGATTTTGAAGGCCGAAGTTTTTCATGGCCCTCGCAAGGAAACCCACATTTCCAGGGGTTTCAGGTTCCACAAAGACGACTCCAATGTTTCTGGAGAGGAGCTCGTAAACTTCCATATCCAGCCCCCTCAATCGTCAGAATAGGCCATGTCAAGGAGTTCAAGGATGTTCATAACCTTCACGTCCCCAAGACCCTCTTTCTCAAGGGAATCCTTGATATGGAGCTGGCAGAAGGGGCATATTGTTATCACGGCGTCAACATTGAGTTTGCGTATCATCTCAGCCTTCTTCCTTCCCAGGCTTTCGGCTATCTCAGGTTTACCGGATTTCACACCCCCACCTGATCCACAGCACTGCCCCTGTTTTTCCATTTCAACAAATTCAAGGCCGGGGATGCTGTTAAGTATCTTCCTTGGTTCCAGTTTAACGCCCTGGCCCCTCAAAAGGTGGCAGGGGTCATGGTAGGTCACCCTCATGTTGACCGGCTTCATTTTAATGTCGTCAATCCGATCCGCCAGGAATTCGCTGATGTCAAGTACGTTCAGTTTAACGCCATAACGGGGATAGTCCTTCTTGAGGGTGGCTCCGCAGCCAGCACAGACTGTTATTATGGTATCATACCCCTCGAGGGCCCTCCTGTTTCTCTCAACAAGATCCTCAACAATATCGAGCTGTCCTGTCCTTATCATGGGTGATCCACAGCACACCTGACCATCAGGGACGTCAACCTCGAAGCCGTGTTCTCTCAGCACCCTCAGAAGTGCCATTCCAACCTCAGGCATCCTGTAGTCGACCAGGCAGCCTGTGAAGAACCCTATCCTTGAGCCTGGGTTCTGCCCCACTGATTCAATGAAACCCTTTCCTATACGGTCAACGGATCTACCTGTCTCTGAAATGAGTTTTTTGATCTTTCTGTGGGCATCGAGGGGTCCTGCGCCCTCTCTGCATGCCATGGCCCTCAGTTTTTCAATTGCATCCCCTGGTACATTGAGTTCCTTGGGGCATACCTCGGCACATTTACCGCAGGTGGTACAGCAGTAAAGTCCTTCCTCCACACCCCCAGCGGCTCTTTCGGCCTCATCACGGGGATCGAAGGCAAATTTTGATATGTACCTCATGAAGTAGGGTCCCGCATACTCTGTGCTCTCCTTTATAACAGGGCATGAACTTATACAGGAGAAACACTCTATGCATCCCCTCAGTTTCTTGGTGTCCTGGTAGTCCTCTGGTTTGATCCTCTGGATGCCCCTGGCTTCTGACTGGAGGTAGAGGCCCATGGCCCTCACCTTATCCTCTATTTCGCTCCTGTCAACCATAAGGTCCTTTATAACCGGGAGGTCCACCGGCTCAATAACGGCACCATCCTCCACCTCGGCCCTGCATGCCAGGACAACCTCCCCGTTCATCTTAACAGCACATGAACCGCACTGCCCTGCCCTGCATGAGCTTCTGAAGGCAATATTGGCATTATACATTTTATTTATAAGCTGAAGGGCATCAAGAACCTTCATTTTTTCCTTTGAAGGTATATCATAACTTTCAAGATGTGGTTTCTCATCTACACCGGGTTCAAACCTTAAAACCTTAACATTTATCATTTTTATCTCCGCACCGAATCATGTGAAGAAATTATTTAGAATTAACTGAATCCTAATTGTTCATGGTCCATATTAAGGTTTGTGATTCCAACTGATAAATTTTTTATAAAATGTTAATAGATGTATTCTGAGTACGGTTGCTATGTGTACTGACAGGATGTATCGCCTTGCAGGTCATCCACAGCAGAGTACTTAAATTATTACTCCGAGGTGATTTCATGGAACTGGATGATATCCTTGACGCCGGAAGGGGCGATAGATTATTCTTACTTGGCAACGAGGCAGCGGTGAGGGCTGCGATAGAGTCGGGGGTTGGTGTAGCAAGCACCTACCCCGGGACACCGTCATCAGAGATAGGAAATGTCCTATCAAAGATTGCGAAGAGGGCAGGGATCTACTTTGAGTTTTCGATAAATGAGAAGGTGGCACTTGAAGTCGCAGCAGCAGCCGCTGCATCGGGGGTCCGTTCATTCACATTTATGAAGCATGTGGGGCTGAATGTTGCATCAGACTCATTCATGAGTGTCGCATACACCGGTGTGAGGGCAGGGATGGTTGTCCTATCAGCAGATGACCCCTCGATGTTCTCATCACAGAATGAACAGGATAACAGGCACTATGCACGCCTCGCATGGGTTCCACTCCTCGAACCCTCAAATCCACAGGAGATCCTTGAATACATGAATCATGCCTTTGAACTCTCTGAGGAATACAGGATACCGGTACTTTTAAGGACCACAACCAGGGTCTCACACATGAGGGGAGTTGTGGAGGCTGGCGAGAGAAGGGCTGAACCAGTGAAGGGGTTTTTCAGGAAGAATCCAGAGCAGTTTGTACCTGTACCTGCAACCGCAAGGGTGATGCGCAGGGAACTTGTTGAGAAGATGAAGAAACTTAAGAGGGTTGCAGACACCTCAGAACTGAACAGGGTACTCAATGAGGACTCTGAATCTGATCTGGGAATAATTGCATCTGGAGGGGCTTTCAACTATGTATACGATGCACTCCAGACGCTTGGACTTGATGTCCCGGTCCTGAAACTGGGATTCACCTACCCCTTCCCTGCGGGACTTGTAGCCGACTTTCTCTCTGGACTTGAAAGGGTGCTTGTTGTTGAGGAGGTGGACCCTGTAATGGAGAAGGAGGTCCTTGCAGTCGCAACATCAGAGGGCCTTGATGTTGGGGTCCATGGAAAACTGGACGGCACACTCCCTGAGATATATGAGTACAGTGAGGACATAGTTAGAAGGGCCATTTCAGGACTCACAGGAATCAAAAGCCATGAAAAGGGAATAGAAGCGCCTGGGTTACCTGAAAGACCCCCTGCACTCTGCCCCGGATGTCCCCACAGGGCCATGTACTATTCGGTGAGGAGGGCCGCCTCTGAACTCGGTATTGAGGGGGAGGATCTCATATTCCCCACCGATATCGGGTGCTACACCCTTGGGATAGAGCCCCCCTACTCTGCAGCAGATTACCTCCTCAGCATGGGGTCCAGTGTGGGCACCGCCTGCGGGTTTTCGGCTGCAACATCCCAGAGGATAGTTTCATTCATAGGGGATTCAACCTTTTTCCATGCAGGTATACCGCCACTCATAAATGCTGTCCACAACAGGCAGAGGTTTGTCCTGGTTATACTGGATAACAGGACAACTGCAATGACCGGCGGACAGCCACACCCGGGGCTCCCGGTTGATGGGATGGAGGAGGAGGCCCCTGCCATACCCATAGAGGATATCGCCAGGGCCTGCGGTGTTGAATTTGTGGAGACCGTTAACCCCATGAACATAAGGAGATCCTCTGAGACCATCAGGAGGGCCCTTCAGC harbors:
- the iorA gene encoding indolepyruvate ferredoxin oxidoreductase subunit alpha, which encodes MELDDILDAGRGDRLFLLGNEAAVRAAIESGVGVASTYPGTPSSEIGNVLSKIAKRAGIYFEFSINEKVALEVAAAAAASGVRSFTFMKHVGLNVASDSFMSVAYTGVRAGMVVLSADDPSMFSSQNEQDNRHYARLAWVPLLEPSNPQEILEYMNHAFELSEEYRIPVLLRTTTRVSHMRGVVEAGERRAEPVKGFFRKNPEQFVPVPATARVMRRELVEKMKKLKRVADTSELNRVLNEDSESDLGIIASGGAFNYVYDALQTLGLDVPVLKLGFTYPFPAGLVADFLSGLERVLVVEEVDPVMEKEVLAVATSEGLDVGVHGKLDGTLPEIYEYSEDIVRRAISGLTGIKSHEKGIEAPGLPERPPALCPGCPHRAMYYSVRRAASELGIEGEDLIFPTDIGCYTLGIEPPYSAADYLLSMGSSVGTACGFSAATSQRIVSFIGDSTFFHAGIPPLINAVHNRQRFVLVILDNRTTAMTGGQPHPGLPVDGMEEEAPAIPIEDIARACGVEFVETVNPMNIRRSSETIRRALQHESVAVVISRYPCMLSEGAVRGRSVRVDEEKCDLCLECLSELACPAMVEEDGRVFIDPLYCRGCTICLQICPAGAIKPEGKR